In Chitinophaga nivalis, a single genomic region encodes these proteins:
- a CDS encoding DUF7935 family protein has translation MNSQQLMFIAITIGAVALVYMTIKDLLKKNKPETPAEDEKTAPSHNAVILPLQLQAYERLALYVDRITPQSLISRLYQPGLTSVDMQISMVQSIKAEYEHNVTQQIYVSAMTWEAVKTLKEQTISVINQVAVQLPADAPAMDLNKNILEVFIQAGESPAELTAQIINSEAKRLMK, from the coding sequence ATGAATTCCCAGCAGCTCATGTTCATTGCTATTACGATTGGTGCAGTGGCACTCGTATATATGACCATCAAAGACCTGTTAAAGAAGAATAAACCGGAAACTCCGGCAGAAGACGAAAAAACAGCTCCTTCCCATAACGCCGTTATACTTCCCTTACAGCTGCAGGCCTATGAAAGGCTCGCCCTGTACGTAGACCGTATTACACCACAAAGCCTGATCAGCCGCCTGTATCAGCCCGGCCTGACTTCTGTAGACATGCAAATATCCATGGTACAGAGTATTAAAGCAGAGTATGAACATAATGTAACACAACAGATCTATGTATCCGCCATGACCTGGGAAGCCGTTAAAACATTAAAGGAACAAACTATTTCCGTCATCAACCAGGTAGCCGTACAATTACCGGCAGATGCCCCGGCGATGGATCTGAATAAAAATATTCTGGAAGTATTTATACAAGCCGGCGAATCTCCCGCAGAACTCACGGCCCAGATTATTAACTCGGAAGCCAAAAGGCTGATGAAGTAA
- a CDS encoding S46 family peptidase has translation MLQRIVKPLLVLALLALTQYSYATEGMWLPQLLSGLNEKEMKGMGMKISAADIYNINKGSLKDAIVSFGGFCTAEVISTQGLLLTNHHCGYGVIQKHSSLQNNFLENGFWAKTAVEELPNPGLFATFIVRIDDVTKAALQDVQPGMTEKERQSAIDKRLHEIRQNARKESWQETMIKPMFEGNQYFLFVTETYRDVRLVGAPPSSIGKFGSDTDNWVWPRHTGDFSMFRIYAGKDGRPAPYSKDNVPLKPKHALPISMKGVKQNDFTMVLGFPGRTNEYLPSEAVKQTVEVTDAAKVEMRDAALKIMDSYMRKDPQIKIQYAAKYASTANYWKKWMGEMQGVKQTNGIARKQQYEATYRQLLAGNPTWQQQYGGVLDSLNSLYRQIQPYAQTRDYYSELVGNVELFTVSDKLLNFLSDARQKGEGQYETLRSQFLESMAPFYQNYNATVDKDICVSLLALYAQGVPARFSGNEYNQIWQVSNKDSRALANQLYAASALTSMDKLKALLQQPLNAVVAQVWKDPAAGMAIALRNGFVENVSKPLNELQLGINKLQRTYMQAQIDVMGSKKRFYPDANSTLRVTYGKADGYTPRDGVRYDFYTYLDGVMEKYIPGDYEFDVPARLIELYKKKDYGQYGVNGKMPVCFIASNHTTGGNSGSPALNANGHLIGLNFDRTWEGTMSDINYDPSICRNIMVDIRYVLFIVDKFAGCTRLIDEMNLVKK, from the coding sequence ATGTTGCAACGAATCGTGAAGCCGCTGCTGGTACTGGCATTGTTGGCGTTAACACAGTACTCCTATGCTACGGAAGGTATGTGGCTCCCTCAGCTGCTTTCCGGTCTCAATGAGAAAGAGATGAAAGGAATGGGCATGAAAATAAGTGCCGCCGATATTTATAACATCAACAAAGGCAGTCTGAAAGACGCCATTGTGAGTTTCGGTGGTTTCTGCACAGCCGAAGTCATCTCCACCCAGGGATTGCTGTTAACGAACCACCACTGTGGTTATGGCGTTATTCAGAAACACTCCTCCTTACAGAACAACTTTCTGGAAAATGGTTTCTGGGCCAAAACAGCGGTAGAAGAACTGCCTAATCCAGGGCTGTTCGCCACTTTTATCGTACGTATTGATGATGTTACCAAAGCCGCCCTGCAGGATGTACAACCCGGCATGACGGAGAAGGAACGCCAATCGGCCATCGATAAGCGACTGCACGAAATCAGACAAAATGCCCGCAAGGAATCCTGGCAGGAAACCATGATCAAACCTATGTTTGAAGGCAATCAGTATTTCCTGTTTGTAACGGAAACCTACCGCGACGTACGACTGGTTGGAGCACCGCCTTCTTCCATCGGAAAGTTTGGTTCCGATACCGATAACTGGGTATGGCCACGTCATACCGGCGATTTCTCCATGTTCCGCATCTATGCCGGTAAAGATGGCCGCCCTGCGCCTTATTCCAAAGATAATGTGCCTTTAAAGCCTAAACACGCCCTGCCTATCTCCATGAAAGGCGTGAAACAGAACGATTTTACCATGGTACTGGGCTTCCCGGGCCGTACGAATGAATACCTGCCTTCTGAGGCGGTAAAACAAACCGTAGAGGTGACAGATGCAGCCAAAGTAGAGATGCGGGATGCTGCCCTCAAAATCATGGACAGCTACATGCGTAAAGATCCGCAGATCAAAATTCAATATGCTGCTAAATATGCTTCTACTGCCAACTACTGGAAAAAGTGGATGGGAGAGATGCAAGGTGTAAAACAAACCAATGGCATCGCCAGAAAACAACAGTATGAAGCTACCTACCGGCAGCTGCTGGCAGGCAATCCTACCTGGCAGCAACAATATGGTGGTGTGCTGGATAGCCTGAACAGCTTGTACCGTCAGATTCAGCCCTATGCACAAACCCGCGATTATTATAGTGAACTGGTAGGTAATGTGGAACTGTTTACTGTGAGTGATAAGCTGCTCAACTTCCTCAGCGACGCCCGTCAGAAAGGAGAAGGACAGTACGAAACCCTGCGCAGCCAGTTCCTGGAATCTATGGCGCCGTTTTATCAGAACTACAATGCCACAGTAGATAAAGACATCTGTGTAAGTCTGCTGGCCTTGTATGCGCAAGGTGTACCGGCCCGTTTCAGCGGCAATGAATACAACCAGATCTGGCAGGTAAGCAACAAAGACAGCCGCGCACTGGCTAATCAGCTCTACGCTGCTTCCGCACTAACGTCGATGGATAAACTGAAAGCGTTGCTGCAGCAACCACTGAATGCCGTAGTAGCCCAGGTATGGAAAGATCCGGCTGCAGGTATGGCAATCGCCCTGCGCAACGGATTTGTAGAGAATGTGAGCAAACCGCTGAATGAGTTGCAACTGGGCATCAATAAGCTGCAACGTACCTACATGCAGGCACAGATAGATGTCATGGGTAGCAAAAAACGTTTTTATCCGGATGCCAACAGCACCCTGCGGGTAACCTATGGTAAAGCAGATGGCTACACGCCGCGCGATGGTGTGCGCTACGACTTCTACACCTACCTCGATGGAGTGATGGAGAAATATATTCCGGGAGATTATGAGTTTGATGTACCGGCCCGCCTGATAGAACTGTATAAGAAAAAAGACTATGGTCAATATGGTGTAAATGGTAAAATGCCGGTATGTTTTATTGCATCCAACCATACCACCGGCGGTAATTCCGGCAGCCCGGCACTGAATGCCAACGGGCACCTGATAGGATTGAATTTCGATCGTACCTGGGAAGGCACCATGAGCGATATCAACTACGATCCTTCTATCTGCCGTAATATCATGGTAGATATCCGGTATGTATTGTTTATCGTGGATAAGTTTGCCGGTTGTACCAGGCTGATAGATGAAATGAACCTGGTGAAAAAATAA
- a CDS encoding sensor histidine kinase, with protein MFRLKYSVLITHITGWLLCLSLPLFFISGQTSKQDAITLLSSADYYIFLLIYISFFYFHGDFLLPRIYFRKQYLLYTLVVLFLLLIINFMQPFTHLFPSSPAQNNTSDNKVSLLSDISLLKTIPVDIAGLLLLLLLLALSTAIGITRRWQQQEKQALYAINWKVQAELTVLKAQIQPHFLFNTLNNIYSLAITRHEHTATAILKLSNILRYITAGNRDDYVLLQHEIDCLNDYIDLQKLRLTSHTKVNLTITGSPDIKCIAPLLLLPFLENAFKHGVSNQENSVIDIRLDISAAHILFCCRNRLFSLAPDIRQTGNGIITTRQRLEHLYPDKYELSICTNDGDYTITLQLRA; from the coding sequence ATGTTCCGGTTAAAATATTCCGTGCTCATCACACACATAACGGGATGGCTATTATGTCTGAGTTTACCGTTGTTTTTCATCAGCGGACAAACCAGTAAACAGGATGCTATCACCCTTTTATCTTCTGCAGATTACTATATATTTCTGCTGATCTACATTTCCTTTTTTTATTTCCATGGTGATTTTTTATTGCCCCGGATATATTTCAGGAAACAATACCTGCTATATACCTTAGTGGTACTTTTCTTATTGCTGATCATCAATTTCATGCAGCCATTCACACATTTATTCCCATCATCACCGGCACAAAACAACACTTCCGACAATAAGGTATCCTTACTATCAGATATTAGTCTGCTGAAAACAATACCGGTAGATATTGCAGGATTATTATTACTGCTGTTATTACTGGCGCTCAGCACGGCCATTGGCATTACCAGGCGCTGGCAACAGCAGGAGAAGCAAGCGTTGTACGCGATCAACTGGAAAGTACAGGCAGAATTAACCGTATTGAAAGCCCAGATACAACCGCACTTTCTTTTTAATACCCTGAATAATATTTATTCCCTGGCGATTACGCGGCATGAGCATACCGCAACGGCTATACTGAAACTATCCAATATCCTGCGTTACATTACAGCGGGTAACCGGGATGATTATGTGTTATTACAGCATGAAATTGATTGCCTGAATGATTATATAGATCTGCAAAAGTTACGGTTAACCAGCCATACCAAAGTGAACCTGACGATTACCGGTAGTCCGGATATTAAATGTATAGCGCCCTTACTGTTATTACCCTTTCTGGAGAACGCCTTTAAACACGGCGTCAGTAATCAGGAAAACTCCGTGATTGATATCCGGCTGGATATATCAGCGGCGCACATACTTTTTTGCTGTCGTAACAGACTGTTTTCGCTTGCTCCGGACATCCGGCAAACGGGCAATGGTATTATTACTACCCGGCAGCGGCTGGAACATTTATATCCGGACAAATACGAACTCAGTATATGTACTAACGATGGCGACTATACGATTACGCTACAACTGCGGGCATAG
- a CDS encoding acyl-CoA mutase large subunit family protein, whose translation MEKIIQTDSGITIAPLYTEPVNMQEEPGTFPYTRGIHASMYRDKLWTMRQYAGFSTAEESNKRYHYLLSQGVMGLSVAFDLPTQIGYDSDHAMSEGEVGKVGVAIDSLEDMEILFKDISLEQISTSMTINATGFILLALYIALAKRQGADLQKISGTIQNDILKEYAARGTFIYPPQPSMRIITDIFAYCSKEVPKWNTISISGYHIREAGANAVQELAFTLSNGKSYLQAAIEKGLDINVFAKRLSFFFNAHNHLFEEVAKFRAARRMWAHITTELGATDPKAQMLRFHTQTGGSTLTAQQPHNNIVRVAIQTMAATLGGTQSLHTNGYDEALSLPTEEAARIALRTQQIVGYESGIADTVDPLAGSYYVEALTNEVEAKAWELIHKIDAMGGAVSAIEQGFVQDEIARSAYQYQREIESKEKVIIGVNKFTSTDNQPPEVFRIDDSIRKIQSERLKSLRERRDNDAVNACLQRITEAASTTENLMPLVVNAVEQLCTLGEIADALRAVWGEYK comes from the coding sequence ATGGAAAAAATCATTCAAACAGATTCAGGTATCACCATTGCTCCGCTGTATACAGAACCCGTAAACATGCAGGAAGAACCCGGTACCTTTCCTTACACCCGAGGCATACATGCTTCCATGTACCGTGATAAGCTATGGACCATGCGGCAGTATGCCGGTTTCAGCACCGCGGAAGAATCCAATAAACGGTACCACTACCTGCTCAGTCAGGGGGTAATGGGCCTCAGTGTGGCATTTGACCTGCCTACCCAGATCGGCTACGACTCGGATCACGCCATGTCGGAAGGCGAAGTGGGGAAAGTTGGTGTTGCCATCGACTCCCTCGAAGACATGGAAATACTCTTCAAGGATATTTCCCTGGAACAGATCTCTACTTCCATGACCATCAATGCCACCGGGTTTATCCTGCTGGCACTCTATATTGCCCTGGCCAAAAGACAAGGCGCCGACCTGCAAAAAATATCCGGTACCATTCAGAATGATATCCTGAAAGAATACGCGGCCAGGGGTACTTTCATCTATCCTCCCCAGCCTTCCATGCGCATTATCACGGATATCTTCGCCTATTGCAGCAAAGAAGTACCCAAATGGAATACCATCTCCATTTCCGGTTACCATATCCGCGAAGCCGGCGCCAATGCCGTACAGGAACTGGCTTTCACCCTTTCCAATGGTAAATCCTATCTGCAGGCCGCCATTGAAAAAGGGCTGGACATCAACGTATTTGCCAAAAGGTTATCCTTCTTCTTCAATGCACATAACCACCTTTTTGAAGAAGTAGCGAAGTTCCGCGCAGCCAGACGTATGTGGGCGCACATCACCACAGAGCTGGGGGCTACAGATCCCAAAGCCCAGATGTTGCGGTTCCATACCCAAACCGGTGGCAGTACGCTTACTGCCCAGCAGCCACACAATAACATTGTACGGGTAGCCATACAAACCATGGCCGCTACGCTGGGTGGCACACAGTCACTGCACACCAACGGCTACGATGAGGCGTTATCGTTACCTACAGAAGAAGCAGCCCGTATTGCCCTGCGTACCCAACAGATTGTAGGCTACGAAAGCGGCATTGCCGATACGGTAGATCCGCTGGCCGGCTCCTATTATGTAGAAGCGCTGACCAACGAAGTAGAAGCCAAAGCATGGGAACTGATTCATAAAATTGATGCCATGGGTGGCGCCGTGAGCGCTATTGAACAAGGCTTTGTACAAGATGAGATTGCCCGCAGTGCCTACCAGTATCAGCGGGAAATCGAAAGCAAGGAGAAAGTCATTATCGGTGTGAATAAATTCACGAGTACCGACAACCAGCCACCGGAAGTATTCCGTATTGATGATAGTATCCGTAAAATACAATCAGAACGATTAAAATCATTACGCGAACGCCGCGACAATGACGCTGTAAATGCTTGTCTGCAGCGCATTACCGAAGCCGCCAGCACCACCGAAAACCTGATGCCGCTGGTGGTGAATGCCGTAGAACAGTTATGTACCCTCGGCGAAATAGCAGATGCCTTAAGAGCGGTATGGGGCGAATACAAATAG
- a CDS encoding M23 family metallopeptidase, whose translation MIIYSLLGITLALAAYSLYLVWKAGNKPLAATYTYLLLGLSLGAFLYLYGTWVYLSIYTKYIFGFLLLLCSNRWIFHRHGHPAVPTALYRRVSNLVLTGLFTTAVVLYFTGTTGKPQTVALTFPLRSGQYFVLQGGKGLPTNVFHYSLRGAIYAMDIVKLNQWGGRANQIFSRKLDDYVIFNDTVYAPCDGLVQRAYSNNPDNIPPAMDRGPKNTNQVLLETTHCYVFVAHLKMGSVVVQEGQYVKQGQALGCVGNSGFSTEPHLHMQAHSKEAGIPWYKGKPLYMLFNGKGYLLNEVINAR comes from the coding sequence ATGATCATTTATTCTTTGTTGGGCATTACACTGGCGTTGGCTGCCTATAGTTTATATCTTGTATGGAAAGCCGGAAACAAACCATTGGCAGCTACTTATACTTATCTGCTGCTGGGGCTTTCATTGGGCGCTTTTCTTTATTTATACGGTACCTGGGTGTACCTTTCTATCTATACCAAGTATATTTTCGGATTTTTGCTGCTGTTGTGCAGCAACCGGTGGATATTTCACAGACATGGGCATCCGGCGGTGCCCACAGCCCTTTACAGGCGGGTCAGTAATCTGGTGCTGACGGGCTTATTTACCACAGCAGTAGTCTTGTATTTTACGGGTACTACCGGTAAGCCACAAACTGTGGCGCTTACTTTCCCCCTCCGGTCGGGACAGTATTTTGTGTTGCAGGGCGGCAAAGGGCTACCTACCAATGTATTTCATTACAGCCTGCGGGGGGCTATCTATGCCATGGATATTGTGAAGTTAAACCAGTGGGGCGGCAGGGCGAATCAGATATTTTCCCGTAAGCTGGACGATTACGTAATTTTCAATGATACGGTATATGCTCCCTGTGATGGGCTGGTACAGCGGGCTTATAGTAATAACCCTGATAATATTCCACCGGCAATGGACCGTGGTCCTAAAAATACCAACCAGGTATTGCTGGAAACCACGCATTGTTATGTGTTTGTGGCACATCTCAAAATGGGCAGTGTAGTGGTGCAGGAAGGCCAGTATGTAAAACAGGGACAGGCCCTGGGTTGTGTAGGCAACTCCGGATTCAGTACCGAACCGCACCTGCATATGCAGGCCCACAGCAAAGAAGCGGGTATCCCCTGGTATAAGGGAAAGCCGCTGTATATGCTGTTTAACGGGAAAGGTTATTTGTTGAATGAGGTGATCAACGCCAGATAA
- a CDS encoding zinc-dependent metalloprotease: MNKQTLSVCGCLLAAFMITSCQKNDKQQENKPDPVSAEVLAQIKANGFSTDNVRKTDDGYLVENDILLTAAQLNEKPTSPVLRIAEVEQYRTNNLVSALPRVIKVKVSGLGAAFVAGADTAIARYNRLGLRITFSRITSGTANITIQGFNEGPSGGYITLGSAGFPSGGNPFTTIKMNTNAAAYGSNPNVLYVGSVIQHEIGHCIGMRHTDYMNRAYSCGGSAVNEGDGGVGAVPIPGTPTQADPNSWMLACSNGGNRTFNANDIIALKYLYQ, translated from the coding sequence ATGAACAAACAAACCCTCAGTGTGTGCGGCTGTCTGCTCGCTGCCTTCATGATCACTTCCTGTCAGAAAAACGACAAACAACAGGAAAACAAACCTGATCCGGTATCTGCAGAAGTATTAGCCCAAATCAAAGCAAATGGCTTCAGCACTGACAATGTACGTAAAACCGACGACGGTTACCTGGTAGAAAACGACATCCTGCTGACCGCAGCGCAATTGAATGAAAAACCAACTTCGCCTGTTCTCCGCATTGCTGAAGTAGAACAGTACCGCACGAACAACCTGGTATCAGCATTGCCACGCGTTATCAAAGTGAAAGTTTCTGGCCTGGGTGCTGCTTTTGTGGCTGGTGCCGACACCGCTATTGCCCGTTACAACAGACTGGGACTGCGGATCACATTCTCCCGTATCACTTCCGGTACGGCTAACATTACCATCCAAGGCTTTAACGAAGGCCCAAGCGGTGGTTACATTACTTTAGGTTCTGCCGGTTTCCCAAGCGGTGGTAATCCTTTCACTACTATTAAAATGAACACCAATGCAGCAGCGTATGGCAGCAATCCAAACGTACTGTATGTGGGTTCCGTTATTCAGCATGAAATCGGTCACTGTATCGGTATGCGTCATACCGACTACATGAACCGCGCCTACAGCTGTGGCGGTAGTGCTGTAAACGAAGGTGATGGCGGCGTAGGTGCCGTACCTATCCCAGGTACGCCTACTCAGGCTGATCCTAACTCCTGGATGCTCGCCTGCTCTAATGGCGGCAACCGTACTTTCAATGCCAATGACATCATTGCGTTGAAATACCTGTATCAATAA
- a CDS encoding class I SAM-dependent methyltransferase, translating into MGSIYYSSCPLCGSSQIQETLTAKDYTVSKETFSIWHCNGCSGRFTQNIPDNAAIGRYYQSQEYISHSETKQGLINRLYHSVRKITLRSKQNWVRNAAGIKQGNLLDIGCGTGAFLHYMQTGGWTVTGLEPDENARRNAQDIYQLTPLPIEALSTLPPQQYDAITMWHVLEHVHDLHQYLDHIRTLLKPGGALLIAVPNYTSLDAAHYGQYWAAYDVPRHLYHFSPKAMEQLLNQHQIQVVKKHPMVFDGFYVSLLSEKYKTGKSRLLAGFIHGLNSYRKGLKTVDRCSSIVYECKI; encoded by the coding sequence ATGGGCTCAATTTATTATAGCAGCTGCCCGCTTTGCGGGTCGTCGCAGATTCAGGAAACACTGACAGCAAAGGATTACACTGTATCGAAAGAAACATTCAGCATCTGGCATTGTAACGGCTGCAGCGGCCGTTTCACACAAAATATTCCCGACAACGCGGCTATTGGCCGGTATTATCAGTCGCAGGAATATATTTCCCATTCTGAAACCAAACAGGGACTCATTAATCGTTTATACCACAGCGTCAGGAAGATCACCTTACGTTCCAAACAAAACTGGGTACGTAATGCTGCCGGTATCAAGCAGGGTAATCTGCTGGATATTGGCTGTGGCACCGGCGCCTTCCTGCATTATATGCAAACCGGCGGCTGGACGGTAACCGGGCTGGAGCCGGATGAAAATGCCCGCCGCAACGCGCAGGATATTTATCAGCTGACGCCATTACCTATTGAGGCGCTGTCTACTCTACCACCGCAACAATATGATGCCATCACCATGTGGCATGTACTGGAACATGTACATGACCTGCATCAATACCTGGATCATATCCGTACCTTACTAAAACCGGGAGGCGCCCTGCTGATTGCCGTGCCTAACTATACCTCCCTGGATGCCGCTCATTACGGACAATACTGGGCCGCTTACGATGTACCACGTCACCTCTATCATTTTTCACCGAAAGCCATGGAACAGTTGCTGAACCAGCATCAGATCCAGGTAGTGAAAAAACATCCGATGGTATTTGACGGGTTTTATGTAAGTCTGCTCAGTGAAAAATATAAAACCGGTAAAAGCCGGCTCCTGGCAGGATTTATTCATGGCCTGAACTCCTACCGTAAAGGATTGAAAACAGTAGACCGGTGCAGTTCTATTGTATACGAATGTAAAATTTAA
- a CDS encoding S8 family peptidase, whose translation MKHITSKVFSLLLLLLICCNFVAAREKMTTDSILFRYAADTVGRLSNPAAFLVKFSEAPIEKILDKYGLIKALTRHHYILKRLPADSATLKKTVYSYIANNNWKATNTLLQTLENMAVTDSLTVQIGYQHAAILLEHARLQYDSKQYAIAILQVSKRDWPAFIAQPDVITADIIRRPVTEMIVNISNSIINRISIAQQQYPGIQGKSITVSVKEDLFDTTDIDLQGRYIASAKASNTLNSHATAMATLIAGAGSSGSKGLGVIPAASLLSSGYNIGLIPDDDRYFQQYRITVQNHSYGSTVENKYDGLSAAFDQLIVTTDTLVQVTSSGNVGTETSASGRYQGIPAVANLSSSFKQAKNLLIVGGTSSSFVVERLSSRGPTYDGRIKPDVTAYGEDGTSGASAMTSGVVGLLQDAWRQRFGNVPSSALIKAIIINSAWLPKGLLPAYTHGYGNLHALGAMQTIQENRYRQGTATPRQTSTFDINVPAGTQQVKVTLCWNDPAATKDAPKALINDLDMTITDAGGHTYLPWILSSYPSADSLKKTAWRGQDHVNNTEQISITQPPAGPLRISVKADALSSASQAFYLAYAFTPENTFQWQNPVAARVLPAGQLTQLQWETTFSGTGDLSYSLDSGATWITLAQQIPIQNGTWNWSAPDVLKKAFLKFSLPDTAFISPAFYISPTADIKVGFNCSDSVMLYWSPVPGAAAYQAYAMGATTLVPYKQTVDTFVFIAKQQTATPYFAVAPVAPAGWAGEKGYTINYTRQGVDCYVKSLLADKTTDNKVALSLSLGSTYMLKNVHWEKLSHGVWQPLGTEPVNQATTFNHLDGDLWEGIINYRVRLETVDGRNYYSDSVSIQILMESDIILFPNPASTHLYILDKEPHVRQVVITDMAGRTVLLRTITDMQSAIPLQQLANGLYYCTVYLDGKKILAKKFVKQQ comes from the coding sequence ATGAAGCACATAACCTCCAAAGTCTTTTCCCTATTACTTTTGCTGCTTATTTGCTGCAACTTCGTTGCTGCCCGGGAAAAAATGACTACCGATTCTATTTTGTTTCGTTATGCAGCAGATACCGTTGGCCGACTATCTAATCCTGCCGCTTTTCTTGTAAAATTCAGCGAAGCGCCGATAGAAAAAATACTGGACAAATACGGGCTGATAAAAGCGCTTACCCGCCATCATTATATCCTGAAACGATTACCTGCTGATAGTGCTACGCTGAAAAAAACAGTCTATAGTTATATCGCCAACAACAACTGGAAAGCGACCAACACATTACTACAGACACTTGAAAACATGGCGGTCACAGATAGTCTTACTGTGCAGATAGGTTACCAACATGCCGCCATACTGTTGGAACATGCCCGCCTGCAATACGACAGTAAACAATATGCAATTGCCATATTGCAGGTAAGCAAACGGGATTGGCCCGCTTTTATTGCGCAACCGGATGTAATCACCGCCGACATCATACGACGCCCTGTGACAGAAATGATTGTCAACATCAGCAATAGCATCATCAACCGGATCAGTATTGCGCAACAGCAATATCCGGGTATACAGGGAAAAAGTATAACCGTTTCCGTTAAAGAAGACTTATTCGATACCACAGACATCGATTTACAAGGCAGATATATTGCCTCGGCCAAAGCTTCCAATACCCTTAATAGTCATGCCACTGCGATGGCTACCCTTATTGCCGGCGCGGGCAGCAGCGGCAGCAAAGGCTTAGGTGTGATTCCCGCAGCATCTCTCCTGTCAAGCGGCTATAATATAGGGCTCATTCCAGATGATGACCGTTATTTTCAGCAATACCGTATCACGGTGCAGAACCATTCCTATGGTTCAACAGTTGAAAACAAATACGATGGCCTGTCAGCGGCCTTTGATCAGCTGATCGTGACAACCGATACCCTCGTGCAAGTCACCTCTTCCGGCAATGTTGGTACTGAAACCTCCGCCAGCGGCCGGTACCAGGGCATTCCGGCAGTCGCTAACCTATCCAGCAGCTTCAAACAGGCTAAAAATTTACTGATAGTAGGAGGCACCAGCAGCAGCTTTGTAGTAGAAAGACTCAGTTCCCGGGGCCCCACCTATGATGGCCGTATCAAACCAGATGTGACGGCCTATGGAGAAGATGGTACTTCCGGTGCATCGGCCATGACATCTGGTGTTGTTGGCTTGCTGCAGGATGCATGGCGGCAACGTTTTGGCAACGTTCCTTCTTCCGCCCTGATCAAAGCTATTATCATCAACAGTGCCTGGCTACCTAAAGGTTTGCTGCCAGCCTATACCCATGGCTATGGTAACCTGCATGCCCTGGGCGCCATGCAAACCATACAGGAAAACCGATATCGCCAGGGCACCGCCACACCACGCCAGACCAGCACCTTCGACATCAATGTACCTGCCGGTACCCAACAGGTAAAGGTGACCCTGTGCTGGAATGATCCGGCAGCAACAAAAGATGCGCCCAAAGCGTTGATCAACGACCTGGATATGACCATTACCGACGCCGGCGGCCACACATACCTGCCCTGGATACTCAGTTCCTACCCCTCTGCCGATTCGCTGAAAAAAACGGCCTGGCGGGGCCAGGATCACGTAAATAATACAGAACAGATCAGCATTACCCAACCACCGGCAGGACCGCTCAGGATCAGCGTAAAAGCCGATGCCCTCTCATCGGCGTCACAGGCCTTTTATCTGGCCTATGCCTTCACACCGGAAAACACCTTCCAATGGCAAAATCCGGTAGCTGCCCGTGTGCTGCCAGCCGGACAACTCACCCAGCTGCAATGGGAAACGACGTTTAGCGGCACTGGTGATCTTTCGTATAGCCTTGACAGTGGTGCCACCTGGATCACGCTGGCGCAACAGATACCGATACAAAATGGTACCTGGAACTGGAGTGCACCGGATGTATTGAAAAAGGCCTTCCTGAAATTTTCGTTGCCGGATACTGCTTTTATCAGCCCGGCCTTTTATATTTCCCCGACAGCGGATATCAAAGTGGGCTTTAACTGCAGCGACTCTGTTATGCTGTACTGGTCGCCCGTTCCCGGCGCGGCCGCCTACCAGGCATATGCCATGGGAGCCACTACCCTCGTTCCCTACAAACAAACGGTGGACACCTTTGTGTTTATTGCCAAACAACAAACTGCTACCCCCTACTTCGCCGTTGCACCAGTAGCACCTGCCGGCTGGGCCGGTGAAAAAGGCTACACCATCAACTATACCCGGCAGGGTGTAGACTGTTATGTAAAAAGCCTGCTGGCCGACAAAACCACCGATAACAAGGTAGCCCTGTCGTTAAGCCTGGGCAGTACCTATATGCTTAAAAATGTACATTGGGAAAAGCTGTCGCATGGCGTGTGGCAGCCGCTGGGTACGGAGCCTGTCAATCAGGCTACCACATTCAATCACCTGGATGGCGATCTGTGGGAAGGCATTATTAATTACCGCGTGCGCCTGGAAACCGTGGACGGACGTAATTATTACTCCGATTCTGTGTCCATACAGATACTGATGGAAAGTGATATTATCCTCTTCCCGAATCCTGCCAGCACCCATCTCTATATACTGGATAAGGAACCACATGTCCGGCAGGTAGTGATTACCGATATGGCCGGACGTACGGTACTGCTACGTACCATTACCGATATGCAATCCGCTATCCCCCTGCAACAGCTGGCCAATGGCCTGTATTATTGCACGGTTTATCTTGACGGGAAAAAGATCCTGGCTAAAAAATTCGTGAAACAACAGTAG